From the Maioricimonas rarisocia genome, one window contains:
- a CDS encoding sulfate adenylyltransferase, which yields MADLIAPHGGLTEPVCCTVPQDELDSFLAEAASLPKVPVTSADVSTVYRLGDGTLSPLTGPMDSATYYRVLDEQVIENNGAKYAWTIPIALPVTSEMASSLSAGQTVALTDPSGDIIATLELSDVFEWDKPRYLKSVYRTERTDHPGADMVLKNDADFSHLIGGTIRVRPQPKNPAFGDRVLTPREVRTLLAETGWDACVAFQTRNPLHRAHEYALVYALESLLKSGKNAGAVLNPLIGETKSDDVSAEIRMQTYEKLISERQLGDGDSDPELWNGRGESVPDRVKLLGLDIKMFYGGPSEAVMHAIYRQNMGYTHIVIGRKHADAPFHDGSAIWGDFDAHEIFDNLNGDLKIQPVKVGFAAYYESIGRVDLMENHQDEKPVFISGKQVRATLQEGEMVDPRIMRESTSRILADAMHK from the coding sequence ATGGCCGATTTGATCGCACCCCACGGCGGCTTGACGGAGCCCGTCTGCTGCACCGTTCCCCAGGACGAACTGGACAGCTTCCTCGCCGAAGCCGCTTCCCTGCCGAAAGTCCCTGTGACCTCGGCAGATGTGTCCACCGTCTACCGGCTCGGGGATGGCACGCTCAGCCCGCTGACCGGGCCCATGGACTCCGCCACCTATTACCGGGTCCTGGACGAGCAGGTCATCGAGAACAACGGCGCCAAGTACGCCTGGACGATTCCGATCGCGCTGCCGGTCACCAGCGAGATGGCTTCGAGCCTCTCCGCCGGTCAGACCGTCGCGTTGACCGATCCCAGCGGCGACATCATCGCCACGCTCGAACTCAGCGACGTGTTCGAGTGGGACAAGCCCCGTTATCTCAAGAGCGTCTACCGGACCGAGCGGACCGATCATCCCGGTGCCGACATGGTCCTGAAGAACGACGCTGATTTCTCCCACCTGATCGGCGGTACGATCCGCGTTCGTCCGCAGCCGAAGAACCCGGCCTTCGGTGATCGCGTGCTGACGCCCCGCGAAGTGCGGACGCTCCTGGCCGAAACCGGCTGGGATGCCTGCGTCGCCTTCCAGACCCGCAATCCGCTGCACCGGGCCCACGAGTACGCTCTGGTCTACGCACTCGAGTCGCTGCTCAAGAGCGGCAAGAACGCCGGCGCCGTCCTCAACCCGCTGATCGGCGAAACCAAGAGCGACGACGTCAGCGCCGAAATCCGGATGCAGACCTACGAGAAGCTGATCTCTGAGCGGCAGCTCGGCGACGGCGACTCGGACCCGGAACTGTGGAACGGCCGCGGCGAGTCCGTTCCGGATCGTGTCAAGCTGCTCGGTCTGGACATCAAGATGTTCTACGGCGGCCCGTCCGAAGCGGTCATGCACGCCATCTACCGTCAGAACATGGGCTACACCCACATCGTCATCGGCCGCAAGCACGCCGACGCACCGTTCCACGACGGCTCGGCCATCTGGGGCGACTTCGACGCTCACGAGATCTTCGACAATCTCAACGGCGATCTGAAGATTCAGCCCGTGAAGGTCGGCTTCGCCGCCTACTACGAGTCGATCGGCCGCGTCGATCTGATGGAGAACCATCAGGACGAAAAGCCGGTCTTCATCTCCGGCAAGCAGGTTCGTGCGACGCTGCAGGAAGGCGAGATGGTTGACCCGCGGATCATGCGGGAATCGACCTCCCGCATTCTCGCGGATGCCATGCACAAGTAA
- a CDS encoding acyl-[ACP]--phospholipid O-acyltransferase — protein sequence MTNTQAISTRREGRGRLTSQGYLGLLATQFLGAFNDNMLRWLAVPIGQRAMDPTLALTLGGISFVVPYLILAPMAGSFADRFSKRSVILACKLAEVVIVLLAILGLTTGNIPLLFAVVAMMGGQTALFAPAKFGSLPELLTPDRLSAGNGYMGLATVVACALGGVAGYQLYGVIEPAWSNGGSLAGLWPAAAALLVTAVAGVLASLPILRVPAADPARKLELNPVMATWPALRQLWSDVRLARTALGIGFFWSLAALAQLNIDQFGSNVLGLQKQDIGMLLALLVAGVGTGSVLAGWWSGGKVELGIVPLGAIGLIVSSIGLFVAGLGVDPTATGQTHTAFVATCIWLFLLGISGGLFSIPLDAYLQHRSDEKVRGTVLAGSNFVAFSMMLVALGAFYVMHGVLGLSPGMIFLLAGLSTIPVAAYILKLMPDLAFRCALWLATKTVYRLRVYGRENVPEQGGAVLVANHVSFVDGVLLLVSSSRLVRFIVYADYTRKPGLRLFARIMRVIPIRAADPPRAIIKALQTAREAVQNGEVICIFAEGQLTRTGQMQSFQPGIMKIVKGTGAPVVPVYLHGLWGSVFSYRGGRFFWKRPQKWPYPVSIHIGKPLIEPQNVHQIRQSVEQLGVEAYAMDQHSHKIPVRQFIRQSKRASSRTKVADSTGMELTGGRLLAGSLAMHRVLKREVLADDEMNVGVLLPPAVGGAVANLALALGRRVAVNLNYTMSDDVIDYCVEQAGIRHVLTSRRFLEKRPTTLKNVEFVFLEDLKEKVTAADKAFAAAGLYVLPASVLERMLGLHRIKPDDLLTIIFTSGSTGVPKGVMLSHRNIASNLDAVDQLLHLTHEDALLGVLPFFHSFGYTVTLWLPLAHRPSVAYHFNPLDARTVGKLCEKYKVTLMLATPTFLKNYLKRIEPKQLASVDMVVVGAEKLPLDLAAAFEEKFGIKPTEGYGTTELSPVAAVNVPDHRSSNTEQIGTKMGTVGRPVPGVAAKVICADTGEDLGIEKEGMLMISGPNVMLGYLNEPEKTAEVVREGWYFTGDCARLDKDGFIEITGRQSRFSKIGGEMVPHIRIEAELARIVEDPDEDEPELKVAVTAVSDERKGEKLIVLHKPLSRSIDEIRSTLRERGFPNLWIPAADAFVEVDHIPILGSGKLDLRELKRLAEESAQASVARTA from the coding sequence ATGACGAATACTCAAGCGATATCGACCCGTCGCGAGGGGAGGGGCCGACTGACCTCTCAGGGTTATCTCGGGCTGCTGGCCACCCAGTTTCTGGGTGCGTTCAACGACAATATGCTTCGCTGGCTGGCCGTTCCCATCGGTCAGCGGGCGATGGATCCGACGTTGGCCCTCACGCTCGGGGGCATCAGCTTCGTTGTTCCGTATCTGATTCTCGCTCCGATGGCCGGCTCGTTCGCCGACCGCTTCAGCAAGCGTTCGGTCATCCTGGCCTGCAAACTGGCCGAAGTGGTCATTGTTCTGCTGGCCATTCTCGGACTGACGACCGGCAACATCCCGCTGTTGTTCGCTGTCGTCGCGATGATGGGGGGCCAGACCGCCCTGTTTGCTCCGGCCAAGTTCGGCAGCCTGCCGGAACTGCTCACCCCGGACCGGCTCTCCGCCGGCAACGGCTACATGGGGCTCGCCACCGTGGTCGCCTGTGCCCTCGGGGGCGTCGCCGGATACCAGCTGTACGGCGTCATTGAGCCCGCCTGGAGCAATGGCGGCTCACTGGCGGGGCTGTGGCCGGCCGCGGCAGCGCTGCTTGTGACGGCCGTCGCGGGAGTTCTCGCGAGCCTGCCGATTCTGCGAGTTCCTGCCGCCGATCCAGCCCGCAAGCTGGAACTCAATCCGGTCATGGCCACCTGGCCGGCGCTCCGACAGCTCTGGTCCGACGTCCGACTGGCCCGCACGGCACTGGGAATCGGATTCTTCTGGTCGCTTGCCGCTCTGGCCCAGCTGAACATCGACCAATTCGGCAGCAACGTGCTGGGACTGCAGAAACAGGACATCGGGATGCTGCTGGCGCTGCTGGTCGCCGGCGTGGGCACCGGTAGCGTTCTGGCGGGATGGTGGTCTGGCGGCAAGGTCGAACTGGGTATCGTCCCCTTGGGGGCGATCGGACTGATCGTCTCGTCAATCGGACTGTTCGTCGCCGGTCTGGGTGTCGACCCGACGGCCACCGGACAGACTCACACCGCGTTCGTGGCCACCTGCATCTGGCTGTTCCTGTTGGGGATCAGCGGAGGCCTGTTCAGTATTCCGCTCGACGCCTACCTGCAACACCGCAGCGACGAGAAGGTTCGGGGCACGGTCCTGGCCGGCAGCAACTTTGTCGCCTTTTCGATGATGCTGGTCGCACTCGGTGCGTTCTACGTCATGCACGGCGTACTGGGGCTTTCCCCGGGGATGATCTTCCTGCTGGCCGGACTCTCAACGATCCCGGTGGCCGCCTATATTCTGAAACTGATGCCCGATCTGGCGTTCCGCTGTGCCCTCTGGCTGGCGACGAAAACCGTCTACAGGCTGCGGGTCTATGGCCGCGAAAACGTGCCCGAACAGGGGGGCGCCGTTCTTGTGGCCAACCACGTTTCGTTTGTGGACGGCGTGCTGTTGCTGGTCAGTTCGTCCCGACTGGTGCGATTTATCGTTTATGCCGATTACACTAGGAAGCCGGGGCTGCGACTGTTCGCCCGCATCATGCGTGTGATCCCGATTCGCGCCGCCGATCCACCACGGGCCATCATCAAGGCTCTGCAGACGGCGCGCGAGGCGGTCCAGAACGGTGAGGTCATCTGCATCTTTGCCGAAGGCCAGCTGACCCGGACCGGGCAGATGCAGTCCTTTCAACCGGGCATTATGAAAATCGTCAAGGGAACCGGTGCACCGGTCGTTCCCGTCTACCTCCATGGATTGTGGGGCAGCGTTTTCAGTTATCGCGGCGGACGCTTCTTCTGGAAACGCCCGCAGAAATGGCCATATCCCGTTTCCATTCACATCGGCAAACCACTCATCGAACCCCAGAACGTCCACCAGATCAGACAGTCGGTCGAACAACTCGGGGTGGAGGCATACGCCATGGACCAGCACAGTCACAAGATTCCCGTCCGGCAGTTCATCCGGCAGTCCAAACGGGCCTCGAGCCGCACCAAGGTCGCCGATTCGACCGGCATGGAGCTCACCGGGGGCCGACTGCTCGCCGGCAGCCTGGCGATGCACCGCGTTCTCAAACGCGAGGTGCTGGCCGACGACGAAATGAACGTGGGCGTCCTGCTGCCGCCCGCGGTCGGCGGTGCCGTCGCCAACCTCGCGCTCGCATTGGGTCGCCGCGTCGCCGTCAACCTCAACTACACCATGAGCGATGACGTCATCGACTACTGCGTCGAGCAGGCGGGCATCCGGCACGTCCTGACCAGTCGCCGCTTCCTGGAGAAGCGCCCGACCACCCTCAAGAACGTCGAATTCGTCTTCCTCGAGGATCTCAAGGAAAAGGTCACCGCCGCGGACAAGGCGTTCGCCGCGGCCGGGCTCTACGTCCTGCCGGCATCGGTCCTCGAGCGGATGCTGGGCCTGCACCGCATCAAGCCGGACGATCTGCTGACGATCATCTTCACGTCCGGTTCGACCGGCGTCCCCAAGGGAGTGATGCTCTCGCATCGCAACATCGCCTCGAACCTAGATGCCGTCGATCAGCTCCTGCACCTGACTCACGAGGATGCGCTGCTGGGCGTGCTGCCGTTCTTCCACTCGTTCGGCTACACCGTCACACTGTGGCTGCCGCTGGCGCATCGCCCTTCGGTCGCGTATCACTTCAATCCGCTCGATGCCCGCACCGTCGGCAAGCTGTGTGAGAAGTACAAGGTCACGCTGATGCTGGCTACGCCGACGTTCCTCAAGAACTACCTGAAGCGCATCGAGCCGAAGCAGCTCGCCTCGGTCGACATGGTGGTCGTCGGTGCCGAAAAGCTGCCGCTCGATCTCGCCGCGGCCTTCGAGGAGAAGTTCGGCATCAAGCCGACCGAAGGATACGGCACCACCGAACTGTCCCCCGTCGCCGCGGTCAATGTGCCCGACCATCGCTCGAGTAACACCGAGCAGATCGGCACCAAGATGGGAACGGTCGGTCGTCCCGTCCCGGGCGTTGCAGCGAAGGTCATCTGCGCGGACACCGGCGAAGACCTCGGCATCGAGAAGGAAGGGATGCTGATGATCTCCGGTCCCAATGTGATGCTCGGCTACCTCAACGAGCCGGAGAAAACCGCCGAGGTCGTGCGGGAGGGATGGTACTTCACCGGCGACTGTGCCCGCCTGGACAAGGATGGCTTCATCGAGATTACCGGACGACAGAGCCGGTTCTCGAAGATTGGCGGCGAAATGGTGCCGCACATCCGTATCGAGGCCGAACTGGCCCGGATCGTCGAAGATCCCGACGAAGACGAACCGGAACTGAAGGTGGCCGTCACCGCCGTCAGTGACGAACGGAAGGGCGAAAAGCTGATCGTGCTGCACAAGCCGCTCAGCAGGTCGATCGACGAGATCCGCAGTACGCTCCGCGAGCGGGGATTCCCCAACCTGTGGATTCCGGCGGCCGACGCCTTTGTCGAGGTGGACCACATCCCGATTCTCGGCAGCGGCAAACTGGATCTGCGGGAGCTGAAGCGTCTGGCCGAAGAATCCGCTCAGGCGAGTGTCGCCAGGACGGCGTAA
- the tsaB gene encoding tRNA (adenosine(37)-N6)-threonylcarbamoyltransferase complex dimerization subunit type 1 TsaB, giving the protein MLTLGIDTSGLGGSIAVTRDGNCLAERALSRSGRRHARTLVAELKSLFDDVNLPPHTCETVAVSIGPGSFTGLRVGVVCAKTFAYATGCTLVAVDTHLAIAAASPDDVGQVAVITDALRGEVYAGLYERNADGSWSTLRQVERLPFDAWIEGVPETATISGPGLTAYAEDLAGRTLLPQDHWNPQARWIALLGEQLAREGRSDDLVQMVPKYLRKSAAEEKADRQSAP; this is encoded by the coding sequence ATGCTCACGCTCGGCATCGATACCTCAGGCCTGGGAGGCAGTATTGCGGTCACCCGCGATGGCAACTGCCTGGCCGAGCGTGCACTCTCGCGATCCGGTCGCCGGCATGCCCGCACCCTCGTGGCCGAACTGAAGTCGCTCTTCGATGACGTCAACCTTCCGCCGCACACGTGCGAGACTGTCGCTGTGAGTATCGGTCCGGGCAGCTTTACCGGCCTGCGGGTCGGCGTCGTCTGCGCCAAGACATTTGCCTACGCCACCGGTTGCACACTGGTGGCAGTCGATACGCATCTCGCGATCGCTGCGGCCAGTCCCGATGACGTCGGGCAGGTGGCCGTCATTACCGACGCGCTGCGGGGCGAAGTGTATGCCGGCCTGTACGAGCGGAATGCCGACGGCTCCTGGTCGACGCTGCGACAGGTCGAACGACTCCCCTTCGATGCGTGGATCGAGGGCGTTCCCGAAACAGCCACGATCTCCGGGCCCGGCCTGACGGCTTATGCCGAGGACCTTGCCGGTCGCACTCTGCTGCCGCAGGACCACTGGAACCCGCAGGCCCGCTGGATTGCCCTCCTCGGCGAACAGTTGGCGAGAGAGGGACGCTCCGACGACCTGGTGCAGATGGTCCCCAAATACCTGCGCAAGAGTGCTGCAGAAGAAAAGGCAGACCGGCAGAGCGCCCCGTAA
- a CDS encoding DUF6793 family protein — protein MALYEIETSGHIMIGWADSQDEAERIAQEHYPEDEITRITRRPRDLWVISKRLLGIEGNSEPCDTARDCLARAAGDKLHAIRLYMLDTGSDLHEAQRAIETNMSLGW, from the coding sequence ATGGCGCTGTACGAGATTGAAACCAGCGGTCACATCATGATCGGGTGGGCAGATTCTCAGGACGAAGCCGAACGCATCGCTCAGGAACACTACCCGGAAGACGAAATCACCCGCATCACGCGTCGCCCACGCGATCTGTGGGTCATCTCGAAACGACTGCTGGGAATCGAAGGCAACTCGGAACCGTGCGACACGGCCCGCGACTGCCTGGCCCGCGCAGCGGGTGACAAGCTGCACGCAATTCGCCTGTACATGCTCGACACCGGCTCCGATCTGCACGAAGCGCAGCGGGCGATCGAGACAAACATGTCTCTCGGCTGGTAA
- a CDS encoding SGNH/GDSL hydrolase family protein, which produces MRAAASLFAACLLLTAPAGVHADDDPASAEQARILRWESAIQKFEQADRDEPPAAGGVLFVGSSSIRLWDLEKSFPGLDAINRGFGGSHTADAVHYFDRIVAPHKPRVIAMYAGDNDIAGNKPPCQVLDDFRQFVSKVEETLPGTKVVYIAIKPSLKRWNLVHKMRAANALIEAECVEKDHLEYVDIDAPMLGEDGMPREELFANDGLHLSPAGYELWTELVRPHLSVETVSTGAN; this is translated from the coding sequence ATGCGAGCTGCTGCCTCTCTCTTCGCTGCCTGCCTGCTGCTGACCGCTCCTGCCGGAGTCCATGCCGACGACGACCCCGCCTCCGCCGAACAGGCGCGCATTCTCAGGTGGGAATCGGCCATTCAGAAGTTCGAACAGGCCGACCGCGATGAGCCGCCTGCTGCAGGTGGCGTTCTGTTCGTGGGGAGCTCGAGCATCCGGCTGTGGGATCTGGAGAAGTCGTTCCCCGGGCTCGACGCGATCAACCGTGGATTCGGCGGCTCCCACACAGCCGATGCCGTGCACTACTTCGACCGGATCGTCGCACCGCACAAACCGCGCGTCATCGCGATGTACGCTGGCGACAACGATATCGCGGGCAACAAGCCCCCCTGCCAGGTGCTGGATGACTTCCGGCAGTTCGTGTCCAAGGTCGAGGAGACGCTGCCGGGCACGAAGGTCGTCTACATCGCGATCAAGCCGAGCCTGAAGCGGTGGAACCTGGTCCACAAGATGCGGGCGGCCAACGCGCTGATCGAAGCGGAGTGTGTCGAGAAGGACCACCTCGAGTACGTCGATATCGACGCCCCCATGCTGGGCGAGGACGGAATGCCGCGCGAAGAACTGTTCGCCAACGACGGTCTCCACCTCAGTCCCGCCGGCTACGAACTCTGGACCGAACTGGTCCGCCCGCATCTCTCGGTTGAGACGGTCTCGACGGGCGCCAACTGA
- a CDS encoding alpha/beta hydrolase family protein produces the protein MLNRRTVFTALVMVVGLSAFCAADEPQGRVFPPGSRPDDARLKPLRTLRDAYHPWSPPSTRAAWEEEATRIRQQLLVSNGLWPMPEKTPLEPVIRQIADRGDYTVHAVHFASRPGHYVTGNLYRPKDRDGRLPAVLSPHGHWQNGRFYDAGKSGASEQLAIGAEEYMSGARFPLQARMVQLARMGCVVFHYDMVGYAESTAIPHREGFNDAESALWLVNKMGLQTWNSVRALDFLAGLPDVDPERIAVTGASGGGTQTFVLCAIDPRPAVAFPAVMVSTAMQGGCVCENASYLRVGINNVAFAALFAPKPLGLSGADDWTIDIETKGLPELRQVWSMYGAAENVHARALPRFKHNYNQVSREMMYAWLAEHLDLDVQEPVRESDFWPLSPEELAVFDEQHPRPEDEKGPAELREDLIAEARAIYQDLLPESAEGIDEYRRVVGAALRVMLDGDAPAAEDVVREETATTDHGRYRLVRGYCGTRSGGEQIPTVAWVPTEEGNGSVVAWFDGAGKAHLFADDGGPSERARQLLDAGFAVVSADLFLTGEYVEVEETASRMKVDSGYPGYTFGYNRPLLTQRVRDIVVVTAAIRSHEEVERTHLVGTGNAGPMVLLARSLLGERVERTLADVGAFTFEAIEDPADPMFLPGALRYGDLGGLAATAFPAALDLFVAEADQPGLQSLRTVYQAGGQSLSVVEERLTVRTVLQHLQQAEPTPR, from the coding sequence ATGCTGAATCGCCGAACCGTATTCACTGCGCTGGTGATGGTTGTGGGATTGTCGGCCTTCTGCGCCGCCGACGAGCCACAAGGGCGGGTGTTTCCACCGGGGAGCCGGCCTGACGACGCCCGACTGAAGCCGCTGCGGACTCTGCGGGATGCGTACCATCCGTGGTCACCCCCCTCGACACGGGCGGCGTGGGAGGAGGAAGCGACACGCATCCGCCAGCAATTGCTGGTCAGCAACGGTTTGTGGCCGATGCCGGAGAAGACTCCCCTCGAGCCTGTCATCCGGCAGATCGCCGATCGGGGCGATTACACCGTGCATGCCGTCCACTTCGCGAGCCGGCCGGGGCATTACGTGACCGGCAATCTGTATCGTCCGAAAGATCGCGACGGTCGTCTGCCGGCGGTCCTTTCGCCGCACGGCCACTGGCAGAACGGCCGTTTCTACGATGCCGGAAAATCTGGTGCGTCTGAGCAACTGGCGATCGGAGCCGAAGAGTACATGTCGGGGGCGCGGTTTCCGCTCCAGGCCCGCATGGTCCAACTGGCTCGCATGGGCTGCGTGGTCTTTCACTACGACATGGTGGGTTACGCCGAGAGCACGGCGATCCCGCATCGCGAGGGCTTCAACGACGCAGAGTCGGCCCTGTGGCTGGTGAACAAGATGGGGCTGCAGACGTGGAACTCCGTTCGGGCGCTCGACTTCCTCGCGGGGCTTCCGGACGTCGATCCCGAACGGATTGCCGTGACCGGCGCGAGTGGCGGAGGAACGCAGACCTTTGTGTTGTGCGCAATCGATCCGCGGCCGGCGGTCGCGTTCCCGGCTGTCATGGTGTCGACGGCGATGCAGGGCGGCTGCGTCTGCGAGAACGCGAGCTACCTCCGCGTCGGCATCAACAACGTCGCTTTCGCTGCTCTGTTCGCTCCGAAACCGCTCGGGCTGAGTGGCGCGGATGACTGGACGATCGACATCGAGACGAAAGGCCTGCCGGAGCTGCGACAGGTCTGGTCGATGTATGGCGCCGCCGAGAATGTGCATGCCAGGGCCCTGCCCCGTTTCAAACACAATTACAACCAGGTCTCGCGTGAGATGATGTACGCCTGGCTGGCGGAACATCTCGATCTGGATGTGCAGGAGCCGGTTCGCGAAAGCGACTTCTGGCCGCTTTCGCCGGAAGAACTGGCGGTCTTCGACGAACAGCACCCCCGCCCCGAGGATGAGAAAGGGCCGGCAGAACTGCGGGAGGACCTCATCGCAGAGGCCAGAGCAATCTATCAGGATCTGCTGCCCGAAAGTGCCGAGGGCATCGACGAATACCGTCGTGTTGTGGGTGCGGCTCTGCGCGTCATGCTGGATGGCGACGCGCCCGCCGCAGAAGACGTCGTACGCGAGGAGACCGCCACGACCGACCATGGCCGTTATCGACTGGTCCGCGGCTACTGCGGAACGCGCAGTGGCGGTGAGCAGATTCCGACAGTTGCCTGGGTGCCGACCGAAGAAGGGAACGGGAGTGTCGTCGCGTGGTTCGACGGCGCCGGCAAAGCGCATCTGTTCGCCGACGACGGCGGCCCTTCAGAAAGAGCCCGCCAGTTGTTGGACGCCGGGTTTGCCGTGGTATCGGCCGACCTGTTCCTGACCGGCGAGTACGTCGAGGTCGAAGAGACGGCGTCGCGGATGAAGGTGGACTCCGGGTATCCCGGTTACACGTTCGGGTACAATCGGCCACTGCTGACGCAGCGGGTCCGGGACATCGTGGTGGTGACCGCCGCGATCCGCAGTCACGAGGAGGTCGAGCGGACCCACCTGGTCGGCACAGGGAATGCCGGGCCAATGGTCCTGCTGGCCCGCAGCCTGCTGGGAGAGCGCGTCGAGCGGACGCTCGCAGATGTCGGAGCGTTTACGTTCGAAGCGATCGAAGATCCCGCAGATCCGATGTTCCTGCCCGGTGCACTGCGGTACGGTGACTTGGGCGGCCTGGCAGCAACTGCGTTTCCCGCTGCGCTCGATCTCTTTGTTGCGGAGGCGGACCAGCCGGGACTGCAGTCGCTACGGACCGTCTACCAGGCCGGCGGTCAGTCGCTCTCCGTGGTCGAAGAACGGCTGACCGTGAGAACGGTGCTGCAACATCTTCAGCAGGCTGAGCCGACGCCTCGCTGA